CCCGAGGGGCTCGGACACACCTGGTTCCTCTTCTCCGAAGTGCATCCGAATCCGGTCGAGGACGATGTCCGGAAGCCCGCCGCCCTGTTCCGGGAAAAAGGCTGTGACGGGATCGTCGCCATCGGGGGGGGCAGCGCCCTCGACGCGGGCAAGGCCGCCCGGCTGCTAGTGAGGCGCCCCGGACTCGACCTGACGCGCTTTTATGACGAGACCGACTGGTCGGGCCTGGCTCCCTTTGTGGCGATTCCCACCACCGCCGGCACCGGCAGCGAAGTGG
The sequence above is a segment of the Candidatus Hydrogenedentota bacterium genome. Coding sequences within it:
- a CDS encoding iron-containing alcohol dehydrogenase gives rise to the protein SFPTRTLFGAGALRDLPSHLSRLGISRPLVVTDGGLLQTDAFRLLSATLGPEGLGHTWFLFSEVHPNPVEDDVRKPAALFREKGCDGIVAIGGGSALDAGKAARLLVRRPGLDLTRFYDETDWSGLAPFVAIPTTAGTGSEVGRSSVITLDATRRKAVLFHPELLARLVILDPELTV